A stretch of Coccidioides posadasii str. Silveira chromosome 2, complete sequence DNA encodes these proteins:
- a CDS encoding uncharacterized protein (EggNog:ENOG410PIZU~COG:O~BUSCO:3744at33183): MEYREGNRHVPTPKPLRILKTRPREDQGLGSSVNLNSPIPIPRRRSSYAIPGSSFSDIPPLPRLEKENRKSQPPRQKQRYWCSPLRTPSTSGNFSHLIHSSENKKQRDVLTSGNHRYPVPMSRNGFLSRVTQVFDFRSRHPGSNAISSDTLSTLPKPLTYSKKSIIDAKRDNTSGDNPPLKEAEERQNRQYTPRLLTEQLRIPRARGNCKGRSPCNASITTALVELTADALRTNAGKELSTWLSVDIFARVDDLESNLDDQCYADIPLDVMIVVDNSARVAPDILKGASRTAFHVASSLDMLIDRAAIGCISPDGQENFNLMLPLGTHSLDVVRNVSRALSSFQLLYDLDQSRLSGALKEASDLLIQQSAKSALCHLFFITTRSKISIPGVWDERLRFHTISPENSVTINAPTMVGGWHLSASLDHDAVESALRSNLKLLIRHLRTGIDSGVLSNLSIKLSAAKEYELIALLGDTKRKFLRPGETWTMLAKVRERGKVENVDQASSLYSTSPDSLLIKDSMNTEELDDMINQLHGMLEPSARDTEARTIVTAIVEYGNPCLPNTTSLRSEGRCELGWIGVPILADGMSNARYRQVNATSCQGQTTGLGTHEASIVKARSDSWGLGVNLIEFDNHDLEDQQPTKPDATAPCFDPYI, from the exons ATGGAGTATCGCGAAGGAAACCGGCATGTTCCCACCCCTAAACCCTTACGGATCCTTAAGACGCGTCCAAGAGAAGACCAAGGCCTGGGCTCTTCAGTTAACCTTAACTCTCCAATTCCTATACCGCGAAGACGCTCGTCATATGCTATTCCTGGTTCGTCCTTTTCTGATATTCCTCCGTTGCCACGGCTGGAAAAGGAAAACCGCAAATCACAACCACCAAGGCAGAAGCAAAGATATTGGTGCTCGCCTTTGAGGACGCCATCAACTAGCGGCAATTTCTCTCACTTGATACACTCATCA GAAAATAAGAAGCAACGTGACGTCCTTACCAGTGGGAACCATCGATATCCCGTTCCGATGTCTAGGAATGGCTTTCTTTCTCGCGTTACTCAGGTATTTGATTTCAGGAGCCGGCACCCTGGCAGCAATGCGATTAGTTCTGATACTTTATCCACGCTTCCTAAACCTTTAACATATTCCAAGAAGTCCATTATTGATGCGAAAAGGGATAATACATCAGGGGATAATCCTCCGTTGAAAGAAGCAGAGGAAAGACAGAATAGGCAATATACCCCGCGTCTACTGACCGAGCAGCTACGTATTCCCAGGGCTCGCGGGAATTGCAAGGGACGGTCGCCGTGCAATGCTTCTATCACAACTGCCCTGGTAGAGTTGACTGCAGATGCTCTTAGAACGAACGCCGGGAAGGAATTGTCCACATGGCTATCAGTAGACATCTTCGCACGAGTCGATGATTTGGAAAGCAATTTAGACGACCAATGCTACGCTGATATTCCCCTAGATGTTATGATTGTCGTTGATAATTC TGCGAGAGTAGCGCCGGATATTCTAAAAGGAGCTTCTCGAACCGCATTCCACGTTGCATCGTCGTTGGATATGCTAATTGACCGAGCCGCAATTGGCTGCATATCACCCGACGGTCAGGAAAATTTTAACCTTATGTTGCCCCTAGGGACGCACAGCCTGGATGTGGTTCGAAACGTATCTCGAGCTTTGTCATCGTTTCAGCTTCTTTACGATCTAGATCAGTCGCGGCTCTCGGGAGCGCTGAAAGAAGCCTCTGACTTGCTGATCCAACAGTCGGCTAAGTCCGCTCTTTGCCATCTGTTTTTCATCACTACTCGCTCGAAAATATCTATTCCCGGTGTCTGGGACGAACGCCTGCGATTTCATACCATATCTCCAGAAAATTCCGTTACGATAAACGCTCCCACTATGGTGGGTGGCTGGCACTTATCCGCGAGTTTGGATCACGATGCGGTCGAATCTGCTTTAAGGTCAAACCTGAAGTTGCTGATCAGACATCTTCGTACGGGAATCGATTCTGGTGTACTTTCCAACCTCTCCATTAAACTTTCTGCCGCCAAAGAGTATGAACTGATCGCTCTTCTTGGGGATACAAAACGCAAATTCCTAAGGCCAGGCGAGACTTGGACCATGTTAGCTAAAGTTAGGGAGCGTGGAAAGGTTGAAAATGTCGACCAAGCCAGTTCTCTCTACTCTACAAGCCCAGATTCCCTTTTGATAAAGGATTCAATGAACACTGAGGAACTTGACGATATGATTAACCAACTGCACGGAATGCTCGAACCGAGTGCCAGAGACACTGAAGCCCGTACCATTGTCACCGCAATTGTTGAATATGGCAATCCCTGTTTGCCTAACACCACAAGTCTTAGATCGGAAGGGAGATGCGAACTAGGTTGGATTGGTGTTCCAATTCTAGCAGATGGGATGTCGAATGCGAGATACAGACAGGTCAATGCTACAAGCTGCCAAGGTCAAACTACAGGACTTGGAACTCACGAGGCAAGCATTGTTAAAGCCCGTTCGGATTCATGGGGTCTTGGTGTCAACTTAATAGAATTTGATAACCACGACCTTGAGGATCAGCAACCAACAAAACCCGATGCCACTGCACCTTGCTTCGATCCTTATATTTGA
- a CDS encoding uncharacterized protein (EggNog:ENOG410PIZU~COG:O~BUSCO:10062at33183), with protein sequence MSSFRLPNIPSLRAQQLHLEFASLQAAPPKGVYVTISPTDPTLWSGVLFVQNGPYASAILRFQIRFPPTYPDLPPLVTFNTDIFHPLVVPLTTYTFTTGSSDTDTVSATDDERLPPGGFSLRHGFPHWFGRTKRSAVNSAASSRNTSGNASTTTQDVDKDGHQLKQSRPLSPNADAESETASEALLSAPVPQVGEIRKSPVPTGEIYQHGEMDVPAVALLDYIRSTFDSEEILDSISLEAAGNPGAWHAWRTHRRTVKSRGGGPRTGEESRSGALNLDLKPRKGTPQSRQPGEWNWGGVWEKRVQNGIQNSYLESVLFGSSPRNTADNWIRFQKLDNDVLTKLKEEMIGPATN encoded by the exons ATGTCGAGCTTCAGGCTCCCCAACATCCCTTCTCTCCGCGCACAACAGCTCCATCTTGAATT TGCAAGTCTGCAGGCGGCTCCTCCGAAGGGTGTCTATGTAACGATATCTCCGACAGACCCTACTCTCTGGTCGGGAGTGTTGTTTGTCCAGAATG GCCCCTATGCCTCTGCCATACTCCGCTTCCAAATCCGATTCCCACCAACCTATCCTGATCTTCCCCCGCTCGTGACTTTCAATACAGACATTTTCCATCCACTCGTAGTTCCATTAACAACATACACTTTTACAACTGGCTCTTCAGATACAGACACTGTGAGTGCAACGGACGATGAGCGATTGCCCCCGGGCGGGTTCAGTCTGCGACATGGATTCCCGCATTGGTTCGGAAGGACCAAAAGGAGTGCTGTGAATTCCGCAGCTTCGTCTAGGAATACCAGCGGTAACGCATCTACAACTACACAGGATGTTGATAAAGACGGCCATCAGTTGAAACAGAGTCGGCCATTGAGTCCAAATGCCGATGCTGAATCTGAGACCGCTAGTGAGGCTCTTCTATCGGCACCAGTTCCACAAGTCGGTGAAATTCGCAAAAGCCCGGTTCCCACGGGTGAGATTTATCAGCATGGGGAAATGGATGTTCCGGCTGTCGCGCTGTTGGACTACATACGGTCAACGTTTGACAGTGAGGAGATACTTGACTCCATCTCGCTGGAAGCCGCAGGTAACCCCGGAGCCTGGCACGCATGGCGAACTCATCGTCGCACTGTTAAAAGCAGGGGAGGTGGGCCCAGAACTGGAGAAGAAAGCCGCTCGGGTGCATTAAACCTAGATCTCAAACCGAGAAAGGGAACCCCGCAATCTCGACAGCCTGGGGAATGGAATTGGGGGGGAGTGTGGGAGAAGAGGGTCCAGAACGGAATCCAGAATAGCTATCTAGAGTCCGTTCTATTTGGAAGCTCACCGCGGAATACAGCAGATAACTGG ATTCGATTTCAGAAGCTCGATAACGACGTATTAACGAAACTCAAGGAGGAAATGATTGGCCCAGCTACTAATTGA
- a CDS encoding uncharacterized protein (EggNog:ENOG410PIZU~COG:O~TransMembrane:1 (i34-57o)), producing MGRTISPHRLSLPARRAYGATPVGSHKMKHPRQFIVRLAMAQSLFGYLAVTHVPLMLELCIIINVQKSSGCELLDKARRAGNLEQMHISPVSAYIRGVENLLDGLPANVTADEVRFIQMKLPEKLRDPPDKIEATRVRDGLATNNGHGVREDGRHCKSPSAYSVMIHQIVIFDYHLVLLPHVRSLCAWFRQSQIAKKAVKAMLTASAVVTAKLREGLEFVGSKLAKTGLFEALVNM from the coding sequence ATGGGACGAACCATCTCCCCACACCGACTCTCTCTGCCTGCTAGACGCGCTTACGGAGCTACACCCGTAGGAAGTCACAAAATGAAACACCCGCGACAGTTCATAGTCCGGCTTGCAATGGCACAAAGCCTCTTCGGATACTTAGCAGTCACCCATGTACCCCTTATGTTAGAGCTGTGCATAATAATTAACGTTCAAAAATCTTCAGGATGCGAGCTTCTCGATAAAGCACGGAGAGCCGGAAACCTAGAGCAGATGCATATTTCACCCGTCTCGGCATATATCAGAGGGGTCGAGAACCTCCTTGACGGGCTTCCGGCAAACGTAACAGCCGACGAAGTCAGGTTCATTCAAATGAAGCTCCCTGAGAAGTTAAGAGATCCGCCAGACAAAATAGAAGCAACTCGTGTACGGGATGGCCTCGCAACAAACAACGGCCATGGTGTCCGGGAGGACGGTCGTCACTGCAAGTCACCGTCAGCGTATTCGGTAATGATTCATCAGATCGTCATTTTTGACTATCATTTGGTTTTGCTGCCTCATGTCAGGTCTCTTTGCGCTTGGTTTCGTCAGTCGCAGATTGCGAAGAAGGCGGTCAAAGCCATGCTAACTGCGAGTGCGGTCGTCACGGCAAAGCTGCGAGAAGGACTGGAGTTTGTGGGATCTAAACTGGCGAAGACGGGCCTCTTCGAAGCATTAGTCAATATGTGA
- a CDS encoding uncharacterized protein (EggNog:ENOG410PFTN~COG:K~BUSCO:1487at33183), with protein MEYFDFDQAARDIDTASNCPEIDHQDFDALMNDDNVVVSATDALNDVAEGEKGWEPSFKLGGPWPMYRAPEPCFFCRSMGLDCFVAQRGVLQNGCTCCIALYRQCSFTNAEPQQKCLETLHVVGEDSYVPTGSLTGKRALKSYRGPSTGTLLEEPEQRGRKIGARFPKEAVRVLKSWLSEHTAHPYPTDEEKDALKAKTGLRRSQISNWLANARRRGKVRPFPRHPSPHATGVPIPGKELPPGVDFADLNPLERWKHSPPENEAASARDIIQAMATAPFHPNGSNDSSGPVRSNSRRTGSSNGDSSFSNVLPAGSLSSYSLDTTQSSVSDMSFASVFSHRSSRASFGSMDTRERRRRRHKSAIGQNPFQKSRAARIYQCTFCTDSFATKYDWQRHEKSLHLALDKWTCAPQGGVILENGESVCAFCRYLNPDETHLESHNYTTCQEKSIQERTFYRKDHLNQHLRLMHNVKLGSWMEQWKSATTEVKSRCGFCSATFTTWKDRVDHLAAHFKAGAEMRQWKGDWGFESCIQRCVENSMPPYLIGEERNTLNPWVAQVPSLSAAKKPNASTAGTSAAQIPVPTDASCFKRLEVELSAYIGRLAAQGTVPTDAMIQAEARNTIYGSDDPWNQTCADNPTWLALLKRDTGIYDLPGTQNIQLDDLGMQPPFAANGGLRQAPKHSLRTTPPCSGSSGFQSPALPSSGFHSSGPSHRGSHAGSLAGSVDFSAGGLGQGSLGGLPSSTLGGTLSSSAPVSMDNDPFIQMGFDADFLQRLDDDYEDISHDLDDLHVEKFGLGDSAGFHDLGFNDTTFNMTATSAPDQNPLASKLPTSMSYEARYQNVFDHSVAFSEPRASEFRDFGR; from the coding sequence ATGGAATACTTTGATTTTGACCAAGCGGCCCGCGATATCGATACGGCTTCCAACTGTCCGGAGATCGACCACCAGGATTTTGATGCTTTGATGAATGATGATAACGTCGTTGTCTCTGCCACCGATGCCCTAAACGACGTTGCTGAGGGTGAAAAAGGATGGGAGCCTTCGTTTAAGTTAGGCGGACCTTGGCCCATGTATCGAGCTCCAGAACCGTGTTTCTTCTGTCGTTCTATGGGCTTGGACTGCTTTGTGGCTCAGAGAGGTGTGTTGCAGAACGGGTGCACCTGTTGCATTGCGCTATATCGACAGTGCAGCTTTACCAACGCCGAGCCGCAGCAAAAGTGCTTGGAGACATTACACGTGGTGGGAGAGGACTCTTATGTTCCAACCGGAAGCTTAACAGGGAAGAGAGCTTTGAAATCATATCGTGGACCATCTACAGGCACATTACTCGAAGAACCAGAGCAAAGGGGGAGAAAAATTGGTGCCAGATTCCCAAAGGAAGCCGTCCGGGTGCTAAAGTCGTGGCTATCGGAACACACCGCTCATCCGTACCCAACGGATGAAGAAAAAGACGCCCTGAAAGCGAAAACTGGTCTGAGACGAAGCCAAATCAGCAATTGGCTTGCGAATGCTCGTCGCCGCGGGAAAGTCCGACCTTTCCCACGTCATCCTTCTCCTCACGCTACTGGCGTTCCAATTCCGGGTAAGGAGCTTCCTCCTGGCGTTGATTTCGCAGACCTGAATCCTTTGGAGCGATGGAAGCATTCTCCACCTGAAAACGAAGCTGCTTCAGCCCGTGATATTATCCAAGCCATGGCTACTGCTCCCTTCCATCCCAACGGGTCGAATGACAGCTCGGGCCCTGTGCGATCAAATTCCCGAAGAACTGGATCCAGCAATGGTGATTCAAGCTTTTCCAACGTCCTACCTGCGGGATCTTTGAGCAGCTATAGTTTGGATACGACTCAATCTAGTGTTTCCGATATGTCTTTTGCTTCTGTTTTCTCTCATCGCTCATCACGTGCCTCTTTCGGCTCGATGGATACGAGAGAACGCCGACGCCGCCGGCACAAATCCGCAATTGGCCAAAACCCTTTCCAGAAATCTCGCGCCGCGCGCATATACCAGTGCACCTTTTGCACTGATTCTTTCGCTACGAAGTATGACTGGCAACGCCATGAGAAATCTTTGCATCTTGCCCTGGACAAATGGACCTGTGCACCCCAAGGTGGGGTGATATTGGAAAATGGCGAATCCGTATGTGCATTCTGCCGATACCTGAACCCAGACGAAACTCATTTAGAGTCGCACAATTATACCACTTGTCAAGAGAAGTCTATACAGGAGCGAACATTTTACCGCAAGGACCACCTTAACCAGCACCTGCGCCTCATGCATAATGTAAAGCTCGGGTCTTGGATGGAGCAGTGGAAGAGTGCTACAACTGAGGTTAAGTCTCGTTGTGGCTTCTGCTCGGCTACCTTTACCACGTGGAAAGATCGCGTTGACCATCTTGCGGCGCATTTCAAAGCTGGAGCGGAAATGCGACAATGGAAAGGGGACTGGGGCTTCGAATCTTGTATCCAGCGTTGCGTCGAGAACTCCATGCCCCCCTATCTTATTGGTGAGGAACGTAACACTCTCAACCCATGGGTCGCCCAAGTACCCAGTCTATCTGCTGCAAAGAAGCCCAATGCGTCCACTGCAGGAACCTCCGCGGCACAGATTCCTGTTCCGACTGATGCTAGTTGTTTCAAGCGATTGGAAGTCGAACTCTCGGCATATATTGGCCGCCTGGCAGCTCAAGGTACCGTGCCAACCGACGCAATGATACAGGCAGAAGCGCGTAATACCATATATGGGAGTGATGACCCATGGAATCAGACTTGTGCTGATAACCCGACGTGGCTGGCTCTTCTGAAGCGTGATACTGGCATCTATGATCTACCGGGAACCCAAAACATTCAACTAGATGACTTAGGCATGCAACCACCCTTCGCTGCAAACGGAGGTCTTCGTCAGGCCCCGAAACACTCTTTGAGAACTACTCCGCCTTGCAGCGGTTCTTCAGGGTTCCAGAGCCCAGCATTACCCAGCTCAGGATTCCATTCTTCTGGACCTAGCCATAGAGGCAGCCATGCAGGCAGCTTGGCTGGCAGTGTTGATTTCTCAGCTGGAGGCCTCGGTCAAGGGAGCTTGGGAGGTTTGCCAAGTTCCACACTGGGTGGCACTCTTTCTTCCTCGGCACCAGTCTCCATGGACAATGACCCTTTCATACAAATGGGTTTCGATGCAGACTTTCTTCAGCGTCTAGATGATGATTATGAAGACATCAGTCATGATTTGGATGATCTACACGTCGAAAAGTTTGGGCTGGGGGATTCGGCTGGTTTTCATGATCTTGGTTTTAATGATACGACTTTCAACATGACTGCGACCTCCGCACCGGACCAGAATCCACTTGCATCTAAATTACCAACCTCTATGTCGTATGAAGCACGATATCAGAATGTATTCGATCACTCGGTAGCGTTTTCTGAGCCTAGGGCATCGGAGTTCCGGGACTTTGGGcgctaa
- a CDS encoding uncharacterized protein (EggNog:ENOG410PI7T~COG:B,T~BUSCO:5105at33183) codes for MHQLHSVVSKVLSAVQCISDDDPITECYNDNCKLSALLKDHPDEALSLADKNLRVFPFKDVKDCWRRLFTDASVVKACYMIQAQLGNHNVEKACLSTENDECRLDKKSTEELRAKKEVGDKIHPSAPWLYSVIHILDKALIMTGAPGRESCIENLISSMQEATGPEEMAFESYTSSIFRASDEPQAKRRKLGAEPPLFPSDSVASPTLTCSVPRVSALSFEEFTEHMWNHRSPIVITDAVSHWPALSDRPWSSSEYWSQRTFGGRRLVPVEIGRSYTDEGWGQRIIPFGKFVKDYIRREEGKETLDTSENGELTSQESTEDQTGYLAQHDLLAQIPALRKDISVPDYCYAEPPGPERGTPVYEKKLQKREAIDKKATRLNPHRESTVRHEDDNEEDSEQTDPIINTWIGPAWTISPLHHDPYHNILVQVVGAKYIRLYSPHTPASQIYPRGMEIVNGSSKSKEMYGESQQSDRDQWPASSGDQAIDMSNTSKVDIAAIELSPAEAETWDSLWPGFAEAKYVETVLREGECLYIPVGWWHYVRGLQAGISVSFWWN; via the coding sequence ATGCACCAGTTACATTCTGTTGTTAGTAAGGTTCTCTCTGCCGTCCAATGTATATCTGATGATGACCCTATTACCGAATGCTACAATGACAATTGCAAACTTAGCGCCCTGCTGAAGGATCACCCCGACGAAGCACTATCACTTGCCGATAAGAACCTCCGTGTTTTCCCGTTCAAGGATGTGAAAGATTGCTGGAGAAGACTTTTCACAGATGCAAGTGTTGTGAAGGCCTGCTATATGATACAGGCTCAGTTGGGGAACCACAATGTTGAAAAAGCCTGCCTCAGCACTGAGAACGACGAGTGCCGGCTTGACAAGAAAAGCACAGAAGAGCTCCGTGCGAAGAAAGAAGTTGGTGATAAGATACATCCTTCGGCTCCTTGGCTATATTCCGTCATCCATATTCTGGACAAGGCACTTATAATGACCGGCGCTCCGGGCCGTGAGTCGTGCATCGAAAATCTGATATCATCCATGCAAGAGGCTACAGGTCCTGAAGAAATGGCCTTTGAATCCTATACGTCGTCTATATTTCGTGCGTCTGACGAACCGCAAGCTAAACGTAGAAAGCTGGGGGCGGAGCCGCCGTTGTTTCCGTCTGATTCTGTTGCAAGTCCGACCCTGACTTGTTCCGTTCCGCGTGTCTCCGCTCTGTCGTTCGAGGAATTCACAGAGCATATGTGGAATCACCGCTCCCCCATTGTTATTACTGATGCGGTGAGCCATTGGCCCGCACTTTCGGATCGGCCCTGGTCGTCCAGTGAATACTGGTCTCAGAGGACTTTTGGCGGCCGAAGATTGGTTCCTGTTGAGATTGGTCGGTCCTACACGGATGAGGGTTGGGGACAGCGTATTATTCCGTTTGGAAAATTCGTAAAGGATTACATCCGCAGGGAGGAGGGAAAGGAGACTCTAGACACTTCGGAGAACGGGGAGCTAACCAGTCAAGAATCCACCGAAGATCAGACTGGATATCTGGCACAACATGACCTGCTCGCGCAGATCCCTGCCTTGAGAAAAGATATTTCCGTTCCAGACTACTGCTATGCTGAGCCTCCTGGCCCTGAACGGGGCACACCCGTCTACgagaagaaattgcagaaaAGGGAGGCTATTGATAAAAAGGCCACGCGGCTCAACCCTCATAGGGAGTCCACCGTTCGACATGAAGATGATAACGAGGAAGACAGTGAACAAACCGATCCGATAATCAATACTTGGATCGGACCAGCATGGACTATATCTCCGCTCCACCACGATCCATATCATAATATTCTGGTACAGGTCGTTGGGGCGAAATACATACGCCTCTACTCCCCTCACACTCCCGCCTCGCAGATTTACCCTCGCGGGATGGAAATTGTCAATGGCTCGTCAAAATCAAAGGAGATGTATGGTGAATCGCAGCAGAGTGATCGAGATCAATGGCCAGCTTCCTCCGGGGATCAAGCGATCGACATGTCCAATACCTCGAAAGTGGATATCGCGGCCATTGAGCTTTCTCCCGCTGAAGCAGAGACTTGGGATTCGCTCTGGCCCGGATTTGCGGAAGCAAAGTACGTTGAGACCGTCCTCCGGGAGGGGGAGTGTTTGTACATTCCCGTCGGCTGGTGGCATTACGTACGTGGCCTACAAGCTGGAATCAGCGTTAGTTTCTGGTGGAATTAA
- a CDS encoding uncharacterized protein (EggNog:ENOG410PH2P~COG:G~TransMembrane:4 (o6-25i32-50o56-74i127-147o)), with protein sequence MMAVQGVYAMIAQLWFFPFIVRVLGTLKTYRLVMCIWPPLYLLVPYLVLLPSAMQIPAVYMALISKITLHVIAFPSNSMLLADAAASKSVLGSINGVGASVASLSRCLGPTFTGFLHSRGLESGYSILSWWVCGAICLIGAIESFWIEDDEPDQPQLSEKVPIEDYEAGVHVIEPVESQEELLFIPPSSSGPYDFFNESSDTDDILALDPNDQKA encoded by the exons ATGATGGCTGTTCAAGGCGTGTACGCGATGATCGCCCAGCTGTGGTTCTTCCCGTTCATTGTCCGCGTACTCGGAACACTCAAGACATATCGACTTGTCATGTGTATTTGGCCACCGCTTTATCTCCTCGTTCCATACTTGGTCCTTTTGCCTTCTGCGATGCAAATCCCCGCTGTCTATATGGCTTTGATCAGCAAGATCACGCTGCATGTAATTGCATTTCCTTCGAATTCGATGCTTCTTGCGGATGCAGCTGCCTCCAAGAGTGTCCTGGGCTCGATTAATGGAGTGGGAGCATCAGTAGCAAGTCTAAGCAGATGCCTTGGGCCAACTTTCACCGGATTCTTACACTCTCGAGGGCTGGAATCGGGCTATTCGATACTGTCCTGGTGGGTTTGTGGAGCGATATGTTTGATTGGTGCGATTGAAAGCTTTTGGATCGAGGACGACGAGCCAGACCAACCTCAATTATCCGAAAAGGTTCCGATCGAAGATTACGAGGCTGGCGTACATGTTATTGAACCAGTCGAATCACAGGAAGAACTACTCTTTATACCCCCATCCTCGAGCGGACCATACGACTTCTTCAATGAATCGTCTGACACTGATGATATCCTAGCCCTTGACCCTAATGACCA AAAAGCCTGA
- a CDS encoding uncharacterized protein (EggNog:ENOG410PH2P~COG:G~TransMembrane:5 (o14-36i48-67o73-97i109-130o150-172i)) encodes MVSSFHVTEDHRKIALYAGAVTSAFTFAEFCAGVFWGRMSDTLGRKPVLLMGLVGTAISMLLFGLASSLPVALLARALGGLLNGNIGVLQTTVAELVTEKEHQARAYSIMPFVWCLGSIIGPALGGALAQPCQNYPALFSGNSIFAQYPFLLPNLVCVVILVVGITIGILFLEETHGEKKHQRDRGLEAGEWLMRKIRDGKDIAADETDGRSRDYTFLT; translated from the coding sequence ATGGTTTCTTCGTTCCATGTCACCGAGGACCATCGTAAAATTGCTCTGTACGCAGGTGCAGTGACGTCGGCATTTACATTTGCGGAGTTTTGCGCCGGTGTTTTCTGGGGCCGGATGAGTGACACCCTGGGCAGGAAACCAGTGCTGCTGATGGGGCTTGTAGGTACTGCGATAAGCATGCTACTATTTGGACTTGCCTCTTCCTTGCCGGTTGCCCTTCTTGCTCGAGCTCTTGGAGGACTCCTAAACGGCAACATCGGCGTTTTACAAACCACCGTCGCTGAACTCGTTACGGAGAAGGAGCATCAGGCTCGAGCGTATTCCATCATGCCATTTGTCTGGTGTCTTGGCTCGATCATTGGACCGGCCTTGGGAGGAGCATTGGCACAGCCATGCCAGAACTATCCTGCTCTCTTCTCGGGTAACTCCATTTTTGCGCAATATCCGTTCTTGCTACCAAATTTAGTGTGCGTTGTCATATTGGTGGTTGGAATCACCATAGGTATTCTTTTCCTTGAAGAGACTCACGGAGAGAAAAAGCACCAACGCGACAGAGGTCTCGAAGCAGGCGAGTGGTTGATGAGAAAAATTAGAGATGGGAAGGATATAGCAGCGGACGAAACGGACGGGAGGTCTAGGGACTACACATTTCTTACTTGA